The window agatggaattggtatcaagttgtagaggatgaagagaggattccaaatatgtaatttgttttgatgtttgcttcttgatccgggtttagatgatgaatgaatgaatttggtaaatgtgtgtgtgtgttcttgctagagagaaagagagagagatggagatgattgaatggtggtgattggggtggactagttgacctagtcaactagtttgccccgtgtcaactttagtccctcgagtttaaaagcgggtatgTGATTTAACCGAACGAACATTTTAAAtatgcgagagtaaacgggagttgttataattaaataacgaaaatattaagaacgttagctaacgaaggatacgaatctatatacggaagatattatttaaaataaaaagacggacgttaaaaataatttaacggaagaaaaaaaatgtgggatgttacataagtgcttcaggttcttcgccaagagggcaatgtggtggatggaaaggatcgccttcttcttgtctcaaatgattaaggaggctacgaacccattcccaattcatccaaaatagatgatggctgattggttgatccattccagtcacactgctttcggagcttgagtgggattccatttcggaatccgagggacttgaactaatgatgaattctatttcgtacgattgaataaaggatttttcgatatgaaataattttccgtctatcgggtggtattctaattacatagaatatctatatatatagagcaaaaggtttcatagattacggaggaatttacgaattatgtcaggcaaagtttacagtaacagatacgctaaaatatgaattagcagatacgctaagatatgaattttgtctatacactattcatgcaatcaatgcaataagatgtgtctagactaagaatcataagtaggtaatttccgacaaaaatgatgagcaaaacttttgacatgcagacacggtcgaagtccagactcactaatgcatcctaacgactattagttagacacactaatgcagacctggttcgctaagaccactgctctgataccaactgaaatgacccgttcatatacattataaatgattcacaatagttgattacatcgcgaggtatttgacctctatatgatatattttacaaacattgtattcgtttttaaaagacaaactttctttacatcaaaaattgacagcatgcataccatttcatattacatccaactataattgacttaatattaatcttgatgaactcaacgactcgaatgcaacgtctttcaaagtatgtcatgaatgactccaagtaatatccttaaaatgagctaatgcacagcggaagatttctttaatacctgagaataaaaatgctttaaagtgtcaaccaaaaggttggtgagttcattagtttatcataatcaatcattttcgtaatagtaatagaccacaagatttcagtttccataaatatccgtacactcgcaagtgtataaaagtattctgtacattgttgagcgcttcggtaaccatacttaaccattaatgtggcatattccctttattatgaaatctccctacactgtaccaagtgtagtaaaaacgaagtactatgcaaccgtttacgatactagagcgactagcccggttggggttatcaaactcgatagatctatcaataggattcgcacttacatgctcttacaacatgtaaatattagttagcaagctattagggaaaaatatgcaaagtggtacaactcaacgtagaatatgtttctaGTACTTGTgttcatttcgtaaaacagttataaaacagtgcatgtattctcagcccaaaaatatatataaaaagggagtaatgaaactcacaatactgtatttagtagcaattatgtatatgacggcactgaacaagtgcagggtttgtctcggattcacgaacctatatcaattatatatattaaataatattattaacatataatattgataaaacaagtttatatattaattatataatatttttacttatttaagttagtaattagttgttagtcttattttaaatcttatatagatttcctgattttaaatagtcaactccttataggtatatctcatagtgtgtTTGACTTCTATAGGTGTAAGAGCCATCATTGGAAATGTATTTGAGTCCTATAACCATCCATAATCGGCATATGTTTTGAATCAGAGTATAGGttagttaaaatttcattttgTCACAGGTGCGTAAATCTGTCCGCACAGTTCAATAATTCGTCATACGAACAGTTCGTAGGctatgaaaaatagctaaacttaatatttttaattttccttcTATATTTCAGTTATTAACATATATACTAACAGGTTTTATCAAGGAAAATAGCTCAGGTCTTAGTTAGCATAGTTTTCTAGTTAAATTGATTAAGCATACAACATTAATCTTAGCCAAATCtttcggttcataaattatttgttactacatggtttttaatgaatcaagttgctggagactccttaatatattgtgttttcaaaacataatcgaaaagttttggtttcatagttgaagttaggcttatgcccttaacttgtaacggtggacagattcggataaaatctgtcatcagtcaactaatgaattttttaaaaatactttcacttcgtctaaaatcatgaaaaaattacaaaaatcttgattcatatatattaacatatatccagagttatatgctctaaaacaaagtttaagatagcttttaaattcgtgtgtcaaaacagttttcaagaatcgaaagagaccaattgttgtatattaagttctaaggtgttatacatatatacaagttataaattcttataataacttaatataatatcataatacatataaataagtgtttttaaAGTCAATTTAGTAATGTTACATTAGTTAATAAACATGCTTGGtttccaccaaaacaagttctagtttttacaagttttataaacttattaagatagcaatagagtaggaatttaacaagagttttaagaagtgttctaccttgattttgaagctagatgatgagAAAAAGTCTTGGTGATGATTTAGTATAAatatagaagtattttgagagagtaatttggagtaaagaatgagaaaatggaatggaaaaatggggtggtacatatggacgaattttaagttaataatggagtcatatgttgccaaaatggttagtaaacttgtgagtttttatctcatgactcattaacaagacaaaagatgctaggatccaaaaatggggctgctaaggagtgtatttttcaatagttatacatctataagctgcgtattagacgggtaaaaataccgtaaaaatactaatagaattcttgaggaaatagaatgcgaatatgagtatagctatctttattgaatatacttatgttaatatatgtatttaagtctttcaaaagtgtattaatacatcttaatacaatacatatatattcattttaacacaagggttattacgtcgttaaatgttacatatatatattgttttcgaaacccttaagttagtagtctcaatttatatatataaaacccattattaatatacttaatgagatacttaactatcatatattcaagttagatataatccatatatccatatatatacataagtatatatttaatacaagttattacgttcgtgaatcgtcgaacaaatggttggtcaattgtttgtacgaaactcatttcaaaagttttaaaacttgtcaaaatttattgcttatcatatcggaataatgttatcatataaagattaagtttaaattttggtcaaaaattttcgggtcgtcacagtatgggCTGTAAGGAGAAAAAGGCCAAGAAAGTTAAACCAATAAAAGTTAAAGGCGATAAGAAGAATTCTACCTCTGATAATGTGGGTTATTCGTCATCTGTATCCGATATTAACAAAATCCGTAAGACATCGAGTAGAGGTACAACCAAGATATCATATTGTAGCGATTGCTATCTGATTGCTATGACTAATTGTAGGGCATCTTCGCGAATAATGAGATTTCAAAATAGGTTCAGATGCGAAACAAATTGTGGTAGAGGTAATGCGTTCAATTGTAGAACATGTGGTAAAAGAGGGAATAGAAAAGGTAAAAGATCAAAAGTAGATAAGACTCCCTTGAAGAAATCGAGTGAAGGAAAGCCGAAATCACTCAATAGTGAGGAAGTCCAAAAATATGGCGAACAAATTGGATTGAGGTGGTCTACCTCTATTCCTAAGTAAATGTTCACTGTTCCTATCATTTGTCTTTGTTATTTATGAAGATTCTTTCTTTAAGTGTTCAGGGGTTTGCGGTAGATGTGAAATTTGGGTGGGTTCGTAGTATTTATGTGAAAGAACAACCTTGTATAGTGGTTTTTCAAGAGACAAAGTGCAAAGAGGTTTCTGATTCGTGGGTTTATTCCTAATGGGGGGATACAAATTGTGGGTATTGTCAAAAGGTGGGTTGGAAAGTCGGGGGGTTTATTAGTTGTTTGGGATAAAGGGGCATTTGAAGTAGATAGTCATACTTTTTGTGAGTTCTTTTTAGCCATTAGGGGCAGATGGAGGATCACGAGTAAAGAGTCTACTATTCTTAATGTTTACGGGCCTCATAATGATCGTAGCAAACAAATTATGTGGGAGTACTTAGATAAGATAATGGAGAGCATTATTTCCAAGTGGCTTTTGTGCGGTGATTTCAATGAAGTTAGGTCTTTTTCGGATCGTATGAACTCTCAATTTCATCAATGTCGGGCCGATAGATTCAACGATTTCATTGTTAGAGATAGTTTGATCAAAATCCCCATTAACGGTAAGAAGTTCACTAGAATAAGTGATGATGGCGTTAAGTTTAGCAAACTTGATTGGTTCTTGGTCTCGGATGATTTTCTTAGTCTTTGGGAAGATCTCTCGATTGTCTCTCTAGAGAGAAATCTCTCGGACCATTGTCCTTTGGTTCTTAGGGATATGGTGCTAGATTACGGGCCGAGACCGTTCAAAGTATCCGATGAATGGTTCAATTGTGTTGAGGTGGATAAAATAATTAGACAGGCTTGGAATCAACCAATCAAGGGTAATAGGAAGGAATGTGCGTTTATGGATAGGTTAAAGAATGTCAAGATGGCCCTTAAATCCTGGAGTTTTAAAAGTTTTGGTTCTCTTGATTCGAAAATAAATGAGCTCAAAAAAGAAGCGATGGAGTGGGAATTAAAAGCGGAATCTAATACTCTTAGTGATTCGGATCGGGCAACATGGCTTGATTGTAGAAGACGTTGGGTGGAGAAAGAAAAAGTGAAAACTAACATGTTGAAACAAAAGGCAAAAGTCAAATGGATTCTTGATGGGGACGAAAATTCTAAATTTTTTCATGCTTCATTACGATGGAAATACAACAAGTGTAATTTCCGAGGTATAATGGTAGATGGGATTTGGCATGAAGATCCATTTTTTGTAAAGGACACTATTAGTTTGATTGGTAGTTTCTATAAAGTAATTGCGAAATTGCTCTCGTTGAGACTTAGGAAGGTCATTTCGAATCTTGTGGGGTTTGAACAAAGTGCGTTTATTAAGGGGAGAAATATAATGGATGGTGTTCTTATTGCTAACGAATCTTATGAGTTTCTAAAAAGGATTCGCATTAAAAGTATGTTGttcaaagttgattttgaaaaggctTTTGATAGTCTAAGTTGGGAATTCTTAGATGATATGATGGGTTTTATGGGGTTTGGTGTTAAATGGGGGGGTTGGATTTCTTCTTGCTTGAAAACGGCATCTATCTCGGTTCTCGTTAACGGCTCGCCAACAAAAGAGTTTCGGCTTGGGAGAGGTGTAAGACAAGGTGACCCGCTTTCACCCTTTCTTTTTATTATTGTTGCGGAGGGTCTTAATTGGTTAGAAAAATCGGCGGTCTCGAATAGTCTTTATTGTGGAGTAAAAATTggtagtaataatgttccaatCTCCCAcctccaatatgcggatgacacattATTTTTTGGTGAATGGAGTTTGAATAATGTTGGTTTGAATAATGTTGAAAGTCTAATGAAGCTTTTAAAGTGTTTTGAGTTGTGCTCCGGATTGAAGGTTAATTACAATAAAAGTAATCTATTCGGTGTAGGGGTTGATAAATTAGAAGTTGAATCCATGGCTAACTTATTTGGGTGTAAAGTTGGTAATTTTCCATTTATTTATCTCGGGTTGCCTATCGGTGCGAAAATGAATAAATATGAAAGTTGGAAACCGGTTATCGATAAGTTTGGGAAAAGATTAGCGGATTGGAAAGCTAGATCGATGTCTTTCGGTGGACGTGCTACCCTCGTTACTTCGGTTCTTAATAGTTTGCCTTTGTACTACTTTTTGCTCTTCCGTGCCCCGCCTTGCGTGCTTAAAAATCTTGAGAGTGTGAGAAGGAAatttttttggggtgggtcgggtgACGAGTCAAAAATCTCATGGGTAAAATGGGATGATGTCATTCGTTCTTACGCGGATGGCTGACTAAACCTTGGTTCTTTAAACTGTAAAAATTTAGCACTaattggcaagtggtggtggaggttttatACCGAGCCCAATTTGTAACGACCTGAATTTTTCCGTTAATAtacataagattaatatttacataattaaatattttcaacatgttaagcaatcaaacttgttaaaacttgattaattgaaacaaaatttatgtaaacgtttgaccacccagttttgaccgatgattcacgaacgttataacttgtaaatgacatgataatatatatatgaacatatatatatacgtttaacatgatgaaatgataactaattatctcattaaatatattaacaataagttatatacataaaatgagactactaacttaagaatttcgaaacgacatatacgtaacgattatcgttgcgttaacgtcttaatatatatatatatatatatatatatatatatatatatatatatatatatatatatatatatatatatatatatatatatcgtattaagatatgttaatacattatgttatcatgataatataacaatcaaacatctcattagatataataacaatgggttaattacattaaatgatatcgttaacttataggcttcgaaacaactcatacatgtaacgactaacgatgagttaacgacttaattaaaatgtatatatatgaagtgtattaagatatattaatacacttttgaaaggcctaagtacatatatcaaaataattgtacttaacaaaaataatcataattgtattctcattcgttttcatcaacaattctactcgtattcattcagtattcgtactcgtacaatacccagcttctagatgtatttactattggtatatacactcaataatcagctccttagcagccctaaatgattaatAACATGTGGGACTCAAAGCTTTGTCATCTAATACCAAATATCTAACTAGAAAATAAGTTACATAACCATTCTTTATTTTATATCATGaattattaaactaaaatacaaactagaattttctttaaatcccatccaTGATTcatgaccaaaaacacatacaaacactttcctttttcaattttcttcatctaattgatctctctcaagttctatcttcaagttttaagtgttcttcataaattctataagttctagtttcataaaatcaagaacacttccaagttcgttaacttacttccaatcttgcaaatccatttcaagtgatcatccaacctcactaaatctttgttatttacagtagtctATCATCCTaaattaaggtaatattcatattcaagctttgattcgatttctataactataactatcttaattcaagtagtaatcttacttgaacttgtttttcgtgtcatgattctgcttcaagaatttccaagccatcaaagattctttgaagctcaagttattttctcatcatttttagtaggtttacctactatacttgaggtagtaatgatgttcataacatcattccattcatatatatataactatcttatttgaagatttaaacttgtaatcacgagaacatagtttagtaaattctaaacttgctcgcaaacaaagttaatccttctaatttaacttttaatatcaactaaacacatgttctatatctatattatatgctaacttaatgatttaaaacctgaaaacatgaagaacaccgtaaaaccggacatacgccgtcgtagtaaaatcgggggctgttttgggttggataattaaaaactatgataatctttgatttgaaagttgttcttctgggaaaatgatatttcatatgaatatgaaactatatccaaaaatcatggttaaactcaaagtggaagtatgtttttcaaaatggtcatctagacgtcgttctttcgactgaaatgactacctcttataaaaatgaattgtaacccgtaactctgactataaaccatcactttttctatttattttcataaagttaagttcgatacgaaaccatagcaatttgattcactcaaaacggatttaaaacgaagaaatgatgggtaaaacaaaattgataaaaattactagttttagctacgtgaattttagtaacaaatctatactaaccatatcttaactaaatttcttgtattatacatgtattgatagaccatagacatgtatacaatattttgacatatcatatcgacgtcatctat of the Rutidosis leptorrhynchoides isolate AG116_Rl617_1_P2 chromosome 5, CSIRO_AGI_Rlap_v1, whole genome shotgun sequence genome contains:
- the LOC139848536 gene encoding uncharacterized protein, with the translated sequence MGCKEKKAKKVKPIKVKGDKKNSTSDNVGYSSSVSDINKIRKTSSRGTTKISYCSDCYLIAMTNCRASSRIMRFQNRFRCETNCGRGNAFNCRTCGKRGNRKGKRSKVDKTPLKKSSEGKPKSLNSEEILSLSVQGFAVDVKFGWRQSAKRFLIRGFIPNGGIQIVGIVKRWVGKSGGLLVVWDKGAFEVDSHTFCEFFLAIRGRWRITSKESTILNVYGPHNDRSKQIMWEYLDKIMESIISKWLLCGDFNEVRSFSDRMNSQFHQCRADRFNDFIVRDSLIKIPINGKKFTRISDDGVKFSKLDWFLVSDDFLSLWEDLSIVSLERNLSDHCPLVLRDMVLDYGPRPFKVSDEWFNCVEVDKIIRQAWNQPIKGNRKECAFMDRLKNVKMALKSWSFKSFGSLDSKINELKKEAMEWELKAESNTLSDSDRATWLDCRRRWVEKEKVKTNMLKQKAKVKWILDGDENSKFFHASLRWKYNKCNFRGIMVDGIWHEDPFFVKDTISLIGSFYKVIAKLLSLRLRKVISNLVGFEQSAFIKGRNIMDGVLIANESYEFLKRIRIKSMLFKVDFEKAFDSLSWEFLDDMMGFMGFGVKWGGWISSCLKTASISVLVNGSPTKEFRLGRGVRQGDPLSPFLFIIVAEGLNWLEKSAVSNSLYCGVKIGSNNVPISHLQYADDTLFFGEWSLNNVGLNNVESLMKLLKCFELCSGLKVNYNKSNLFGVGVDKLEVESMANLFGCKVGNFPFIYLGLPIGAKMNKYESWKPVIDKFGKRLADWKARSMSFGGRATLVTSVLNSLPLYYFLLFRAPPCVLKNLESVRRKFFWGGSGDESKISWVKWDDVIRSYADG